A single genomic interval of Terriglobus albidus harbors:
- the rho gene encoding transcription termination factor Rho, giving the protein MTISELKEMNIQELGKLARSLEIPGTSGLRKQDLIFKILQAQSEKEGHIFAEGVLEILPDGYGFLRSPDYNYLPGPDDIYVSPSQIRKFDLKTGDTISGNVRPPHEGEKYFALVKIEAINFESPEETRSKILFDNLTPLYPQERLKMETVRDNISGRVMDLLTPMGKGQRGLIVAPPRTGKTMLLQSIANSITANHPEVVLIVLLIDERPEEVTDMQRSVKGEVISSTFDEPAARHVQVAEMVIEKAKRLVEHKRDVVILLDSITRLARAYNTIVPPSGKVLSGGVDSNALQRPKRFFGAARNIEEGGSLTIIATALVDTGSRMDEVIFEEFKGTGNSEVILERKLVDKRVFPAIDIQRSGTRKEELLIAKEDLQRIWILRKVLNPLSPVEAMELLTDKLGKTRNNSEFLHNMNSL; this is encoded by the coding sequence ATGACGATTTCAGAACTCAAAGAAATGAATATCCAGGAGCTGGGCAAGCTAGCGCGCAGCCTTGAGATTCCTGGGACCAGCGGACTGCGTAAGCAGGATCTTATCTTCAAGATTCTTCAGGCCCAAAGCGAGAAGGAAGGCCATATCTTCGCCGAGGGCGTGCTTGAAATTCTGCCTGATGGCTACGGATTCCTCCGTTCTCCGGACTACAACTATCTGCCCGGCCCGGACGACATCTACGTTTCTCCATCACAGATCCGCAAGTTTGATCTCAAGACCGGCGACACCATCAGCGGTAACGTCCGCCCGCCGCACGAGGGCGAAAAGTACTTCGCTCTGGTTAAGATTGAGGCCATCAACTTCGAGTCACCGGAAGAGACCCGCTCGAAGATCCTGTTCGACAACCTGACCCCTCTCTATCCGCAGGAACGCCTGAAGATGGAGACGGTGCGTGACAACATTTCCGGTCGCGTGATGGATCTGCTGACTCCGATGGGCAAGGGCCAGCGTGGCCTGATCGTTGCTCCTCCGCGTACCGGTAAGACCATGCTGCTGCAGTCGATCGCGAACTCGATCACCGCGAACCACCCCGAGGTGGTGCTGATCGTTCTGCTGATCGACGAGCGCCCGGAAGAAGTGACGGACATGCAGCGTTCCGTCAAAGGCGAGGTCATCTCTTCGACCTTCGATGAGCCCGCTGCCCGCCACGTCCAGGTCGCCGAGATGGTGATCGAGAAGGCGAAGCGCCTGGTGGAGCACAAGCGCGACGTCGTGATCCTGCTGGACTCCATTACTCGTCTCGCACGCGCCTACAACACCATCGTTCCGCCCAGCGGCAAGGTCCTCTCCGGCGGTGTAGACTCTAACGCCCTGCAGCGCCCGAAGCGCTTCTTCGGCGCGGCCCGCAACATCGAAGAGGGTGGCAGCCTGACGATCATCGCTACGGCCCTGGTCGATACCGGCTCGCGTATGGATGAAGTCATCTTCGAAGAGTTCAAGGGAACCGGTAACTCCGAAGTCATCCTGGAGCGCAAGCTTGTCGACAAGCGCGTCTTCCCGGCGATCGACATCCAGCGCTCCGGTACGCGTAAGGAAGAGCTGCTCATCGCGAAGGAAGATCTGCAGCGTATCTGGATCCTGCGCAAGGTCCTCAATCCGCTCAGCCCGGTGGAAGCGATGGAACTGCTCACCGACAAGCTCGGCAAAACCCGCAACAACAGCGAGTTCCTGCACAACATGAACTCACTGTAA
- a CDS encoding GNAT family N-acetyltransferase — MIHTAGDKLDDMGISVRFYEDPRSFLAVAEEFLLSRAVLHNLVLTIVDTRLAQPEPGRYWVAFRDSQVVGLALQSPLTFPALLVPMEADVAAALVDTITEGGIMLPGVNGEVATAASFAGRWTERRRSGAVPMQAFRIYQLAGLNEIAPVGGQLRKGDYSDRNLAVSWLQKFYAETHMHSVDAENFIDTALAAERLWLWDIGGTVSMAVSSKPIAGVVRLSAVYTPKEHRGCGYAGACVHAVSSLLTNAGYCCILYTDLGNPTSNSIYRKIGYKAVGEAILYRFES, encoded by the coding sequence ATGATTCACACGGCGGGCGATAAGCTGGATGACATGGGTATCAGCGTTCGCTTCTATGAAGATCCACGGTCATTCCTCGCCGTTGCCGAAGAGTTTCTGCTGTCGCGTGCTGTACTTCATAATCTGGTCCTGACCATTGTGGACACTCGGTTGGCTCAGCCTGAACCTGGCCGCTACTGGGTCGCGTTTCGCGATTCTCAGGTCGTTGGTCTGGCGCTTCAGTCTCCGCTGACATTTCCGGCTCTCCTCGTGCCGATGGAAGCGGACGTAGCCGCTGCTCTTGTCGACACCATCACGGAGGGGGGAATCATGCTGCCCGGAGTGAACGGCGAAGTGGCGACAGCCGCAAGCTTCGCCGGCAGATGGACGGAGCGGCGCCGGTCAGGTGCGGTCCCCATGCAGGCGTTCCGCATCTATCAGCTGGCCGGGCTCAATGAAATTGCTCCAGTGGGTGGGCAGCTCCGAAAGGGTGATTACAGCGATCGGAATCTGGCAGTGAGCTGGCTGCAGAAGTTCTATGCCGAGACGCATATGCACTCCGTAGACGCTGAGAACTTTATCGACACCGCTCTTGCCGCGGAACGGCTCTGGCTGTGGGACATTGGAGGCACAGTCTCGATGGCCGTCAGTAGTAAGCCTATTGCAGGCGTTGTTCGTCTCTCGGCGGTGTACACGCCGAAGGAACATCGAGGCTGCGGCTATGCCGGAGCTTGTGTCCACGCAGTCTCTTCGCTGCTCACCAACGCCGGCTACTGCTGCATCCTTTACACGGATCTGGGCAATCCCACATCGAACTCTATCTACCGCAAGATCGGATACAAAGCGGTAGGTGAGGCAATCCTCTATCGGTTTGAGTCGTAA